A segment of the Aureimonas sp. SA4125 genome:
GTGCGGTTTGCCTTCTCTTTGACGTCCGGATGGAAGGAGCGCAGACCCCCGAAATCGCTGTTCAGCTGCTGGGCCTCCTGCGAGAACAGGAAGGCGTAGAACAGCTTGGCGGCGTTGGGGCTCGGCGCCTGCTTCAGCACCGCGGCATTGCCGACGGCGAGTGGCGTGCCTTCGGCGGGATAGACGATCTTGATCGGCACGCCCTCTTCCTGGAGGCGGAAGACGTTGTATTCGTTGCCGTCGACCTGCAACGAGCGTTCGCCCTGGGCGAGCTTCTTCGGGGGTTCGGTCGACGACTGCACCTGCATGACGCCCTGGCCGCCGAGCTTCTCGAAGAACTCCCAGCCGAGTAGCTCGCTGAGAACGAAGGTCGACGTCATCACCGTGCCGCTGTAGCCGGGATGGGCCTTGACCATCCTGTCCTTGTATTTCGGGTCGAGAAGGTCGGTCCAGGTCTTCGGCGCGTCGGCTTCCGGCAGCAGGTCGGAGCGATAGGCGAGGACCGAGAGATGGGCGCGGTAGGCGGCGAAGTTGCCGTCCGGATCCTTCTCGTCCGCCGGCCACTTGTCGGCGACTTCCTGCGGCACCATCGGCTCCAGCCAGCCCTCGCGCTTGAAGTACTGGAAGTGCACGGCGTCCGAGGTCTCGATCACGTCGGCACCGTAGATGCCGGACGAATATTCCTGGCCGATACGCTGGAAAACGCGCTCGGAGCCGGCCCGCTCCACCTGGACGGCGATCTCGGGATATTTCGACTTGAAGAGCTCGGCGAGCTTCTCGGCGACGGTGACGTCCGTCGCGGTGTAGAAGATCACCTTGCCCTCAGCCTTGGCCGCAGCCTCGAGTTCGGGGGTGATCTGGTAAGGCGCGGGGGCCTCGGCCATGGCGAGCGAGGAGGCCGACAGGCCTGCCGCCAGAATCGCTGCGCCGAATGTTTTCGTCCACATGCTTTCATTCCTCCCTTATTGCGCGAGCGCCCGGCAGTGTTGTGGTGGAAAGTGCAGCCAGACATCCTGGCCGACCGGGATCGCGACGTTGACCGGTGCGACGGTGCGCACCGTTTCTCCACCCTTGAGGGCGACGAGATAGTCCCGGTGCGAGCCGAGATAGATCTGCCGCGTGACCGTGCCGATGGCGCAGTTGGTTGTATCGGCGGGCTTGTTCGGGGACAGCGCGACATCGTGATGGCGCACCGAGACGGCGGCTCTCCCGGATGCCGGAACGGTGCCGCTGCTGCATCGCAGCACAAGCCCGCCCTCGCAGACGACCGTGTCGACGTCGCCGCGCGTGCCCGTCAGAATGTTGGTGCCGCCGATGAAGCGGGCGACGAACTCGGTTTCCGGCCGCTCGTAGATGTCCTCGGGCGATCCGGCCTGCTCGATCCGCCCATCGTTCATCACGACGATGATGTCGGCGGTGGTCATCGCCTCGACCTGGTCATGGGTGACGTAGACGGTGGTGTAGCGGAACTCGTCGTGCAGCCGGCGGATTTCGAAGCGCATCTCCTCGCGAAGATTGGCGTCGAGGTTGGAGAGCGGCTCGTCGAGAAGGAGGATTTCCGGCTTGATCACGAGGGCCCGCGCCAGCGAGACGCGCTGCTGCTGGCCGCCGGAGAGTTCGCCGGGATAGCGCGCCTCCAGCGCCGAGAGCTGCGTCGCGGCCAGGATCTCGCGCACCCTTGCGGCAATGTCTGCCTGCGCAAGGCGCCGCAGCTTGAGGCCATAGGCGACGTTCTCGAACACCGTCATGTGAGGCCAGAGCGCGTAGCTCTGGAAGATCATCGACATGTTGCGGCCCTCGGGCGGCACGGTTGCCGAGGCCGAGGAGACCGTCACGCCGCCGACCCGGATCTCACCGCCATTGGCCGCGACGAAGCCAGCGATCAGGCGCAGCGTCGTCGTCTTGCCGCAACCGGAAGGGCCAAGCAGACAGACCAGCTTTCCCTTCTCGACCGTCAGATTCACGCCTTTGACCACGGTCAGAGCGCCGTAGCTCTTGGTCAGGCCGTCCAGTTCGAGGAACGCCATGCCGTCTCCCAACAATGCTCCGCGCGCGGTCTCTTTATTTCGCCGCTGTTCCGCATCTCCTGGACCCTATGAACGAAATTGAAGACTGTCAACAGATTACCGTTTGGCGAAAGGTCATGCGGAAGGACGGCCCCGGACCGCCCAGCGGATGATTGGCGGCAGGCAGAGATTGGTCAGGATCGACCGGGTCAGCTGAAACCCCGCGACCGCTGCGGCCAGGAGGCCGAGCGTCGCCGCCGAGGCG
Coding sequences within it:
- a CDS encoding ABC transporter ATP-binding protein, encoding MAFLELDGLTKSYGALTVVKGVNLTVEKGKLVCLLGPSGCGKTTTLRLIAGFVAANGGEIRVGGVTVSSASATVPPEGRNMSMIFQSYALWPHMTVFENVAYGLKLRRLAQADIAARVREILAATQLSALEARYPGELSGGQQQRVSLARALVIKPEILLLDEPLSNLDANLREEMRFEIRRLHDEFRYTTVYVTHDQVEAMTTADIIVVMNDGRIEQAGSPEDIYERPETEFVARFIGGTNILTGTRGDVDTVVCEGGLVLRCSSGTVPASGRAAVSVRHHDVALSPNKPADTTNCAIGTVTRQIYLGSHRDYLVALKGGETVRTVAPVNVAIPVGQDVWLHFPPQHCRALAQ
- a CDS encoding extracellular solute-binding protein; this encodes MWTKTFGAAILAAGLSASSLAMAEAPAPYQITPELEAAAKAEGKVIFYTATDVTVAEKLAELFKSKYPEIAVQVERAGSERVFQRIGQEYSSGIYGADVIETSDAVHFQYFKREGWLEPMVPQEVADKWPADEKDPDGNFAAYRAHLSVLAYRSDLLPEADAPKTWTDLLDPKYKDRMVKAHPGYSGTVMTSTFVLSELLGWEFFEKLGGQGVMQVQSSTEPPKKLAQGERSLQVDGNEYNVFRLQEEGVPIKIVYPAEGTPLAVGNAAVLKQAPSPNAAKLFYAFLFSQEAQQLNSDFGGLRSFHPDVKEKANRTPIADIKLLHSDPAKLEPEIQTIKTNYEQYFGT